In Bradyrhizobium sp. 1(2017), one DNA window encodes the following:
- a CDS encoding putative quinol monooxygenase, whose translation MIYVVATLTIKPETRAEFIAAATACIKETRKEPGNIAYDMHESVTDPAKMVFVEQWENAEALVPHRGMEHMKTFGRVAVKCFTAPPKIEVITPEKVDVR comes from the coding sequence GTGATTTACGTCGTTGCTACCCTGACCATCAAGCCCGAGACGCGCGCCGAATTCATCGCAGCCGCCACCGCCTGCATCAAGGAGACGCGCAAGGAGCCCGGCAATATCGCCTATGACATGCACGAGAGCGTCACCGATCCCGCCAAGATGGTGTTCGTCGAGCAGTGGGAGAACGCCGAGGCGCTGGTGCCGCATCGTGGCATGGAGCACATGAAGACGTTCGGCCGTGTCGCGGTGAAGTGCTTCACGGCGCCGCCGAAGATCGAGGTGATCACGCCCGAGAAGGTCGACGTCCGCTAA